One Aciduliprofundum boonei T469 genomic region harbors:
- a CDS encoding NifB/NifX family molybdenum-iron cluster-binding protein — translation MRVAITADAPDENSPISPIFGRCAYYAIYDTATDKLEFVPNASAMYARGAGVQAAQQIANLGVQTVITSGIAGPNASMVLAQAGIQVINSFQGTIRDAIEAVKSGRIYSEPPRAFPPPQPPYPPISKEEELRMLEEEKEYIEKRLEEIKKKLEELKE, via the coding sequence ATGCGTGTAGCCATAACTGCCGATGCACCAGATGAAAACTCTCCCATCTCCCCGATTTTTGGAAGATGCGCATACTATGCAATATACGACACTGCCACCGATAAACTAGAGTTCGTGCCCAATGCCTCTGCAATGTACGCAAGGGGGGCTGGAGTGCAAGCAGCACAGCAAATTGCAAATTTAGGAGTTCAAACAGTGATAACTTCTGGAATCGCTGGACCAAACGCATCAATGGTCCTCGCACAGGCGGGTATCCAGGTAATCAACTCATTTCAAGGAACAATTAGAGATGCAATTGAGGCCGTTAAATCGGGAAGAATTTATTCAGAGCCACCGAGGGCTTTTCCACCACCACAGCCGCCATATCCGCCAATAAGCAAGGAGGAAGAACTCAGGATGCTTGAGGAAGAAAAAGAATACATTGAAAAGAGATTAGAAGAGATAAAAAAGAAACTTGAAGAGCTAAAAGAGTGA
- a CDS encoding ATPase domain-containing protein, whose protein sequence is MRIRTGIPGFDELVQGGLVAQRVYIIAGPPGSGKTTFGIQFLLQGAKEGERGLFVSLTEDPKTIIEDISTFNLSLKRYALSGHILFVDMGPLSIQNLNGVKSPESIKSAYAQEVFRRIYAIVKAKGIKRLVIDSVLTLKYGEKSLEDESKEIARFFRSLKDLKITVLILSEMTDLSNYTPEHYMAHGLIFLHNFLNGHTMTRAIQIIKMRGTAHDCDMHKMEITQNGIRVYSTKV, encoded by the coding sequence ATGCGAATTAGAACTGGCATACCTGGATTTGATGAGTTAGTTCAAGGTGGTTTAGTTGCCCAGAGGGTTTATATTATAGCGGGTCCTCCAGGCTCTGGAAAAACCACATTTGGCATACAATTTCTTCTTCAGGGTGCGAAGGAGGGGGAGCGTGGACTCTTTGTATCTCTAACTGAGGACCCAAAAACGATAATTGAGGATATATCCACATTCAATCTGAGCTTGAAGAGATATGCGTTATCGGGCCACATACTATTTGTGGATATGGGACCATTGAGCATTCAAAATTTGAATGGTGTAAAATCTCCCGAGAGTATTAAGAGTGCATATGCTCAAGAGGTCTTTAGAAGAATATACGCTATTGTGAAAGCAAAGGGCATAAAGAGATTGGTTATTGATTCTGTTCTAACCCTAAAATATGGAGAGAAAAGCTTAGAGGATGAAAGCAAAGAGATCGCAAGATTCTTCAGAAGCTTGAAAGATTTGAAAATCACAGTACTAATTCTTTCAGAAATGACTGATTTATCAAACTACACTCCCGAGCATTATATGGCCCATGGCCTTATCTTTCTCCATAATTTTCTAAACGGGCACACTATGACAAGGGCAATACAAATAATAAAGATGAGAGGCACAGCTCACGACTGCGATATGCACAAGATGGAGATAACCCAAAATGGAATTAGGGTTTATTCCACGAAGGTGTGA
- a CDS encoding flagellin, with protein sequence MKKIYRKEEGDIGIATLILFIAIIIVAAIASSLIIYVGVTLREQGEKVASDVTSQITSSLRILNILGDRDIDGKDPSVVSVKAPIHSDTQPPRGGVILNVSVNSTNPLSVKIVWNSAVDWESGMWKEELYRVSGDSFTAVKYIVKDVNYIKAVGNLVATFTSGFGNDRVYVDYGVNASKYYGYAIIGYDRVGNYVLYSAVNQTVYTGTGTPDTSAPTGSINSITPAGYGVMLSWTASDTGGSGIAYQKIYRSNNEITQSDVNYTKKIINNATLVATVGPNVTAYMDYPPAKGTWYYAILVVDKAGNVGFITKTSGVNVTRVDTTKPSSISGLRAETSQYYIHLEWSAAKDNQSGIKAYYIYRSTNYLDVSTTEVFNTKPYAIVNTTSFNDYRYMPYQTYYYLVVPVDNASHYGQIIVPQNSIQVLQIKLSLGPGSKPVDFNTVIVELTDGKVEASLKLNSSGFGVEAADATHYGVSVINDPSGEFTQSYILEEGAIIVMYINARDVGLTLTPQTKLTMKIIPGLGIPIYKVISIPPVMLNRYVQIY encoded by the coding sequence ATGAAAAAGATATACAGAAAAGAAGAGGGTGATATAGGCATTGCAACCTTGATACTTTTCATAGCGATAATCATAGTGGCCGCTATTGCATCCTCCCTAATCATATATGTGGGTGTGACTTTGCGAGAGCAAGGAGAAAAGGTGGCATCAGATGTGACCTCGCAGATTACAAGCTCACTGCGGATTCTAAATATCCTTGGGGATAGGGATATAGATGGAAAAGACCCCTCCGTTGTGAGTGTTAAGGCGCCCATTCATAGTGACACTCAGCCTCCTAGGGGAGGAGTTATATTAAATGTGAGTGTAAATAGCACAAATCCTCTATCTGTAAAAATAGTTTGGAACTCAGCTGTAGATTGGGAAAGCGGCATGTGGAAAGAGGAGCTTTATAGAGTTAGCGGTGATAGTTTTACCGCTGTAAAGTATATAGTTAAGGATGTGAATTACATAAAAGCTGTAGGAAATTTGGTTGCCACTTTCACCTCTGGATTTGGAAATGATAGGGTATATGTGGATTACGGTGTGAATGCTAGCAAGTATTATGGATATGCAATAATCGGCTACGATAGAGTCGGGAATTATGTCCTCTATTCTGCTGTGAATCAAACTGTTTATACAGGTACAGGTACGCCAGATACATCTGCTCCAACAGGGAGTATTAATTCCATAACCCCTGCAGGATATGGTGTTATGCTCTCTTGGACTGCCAGTGATACTGGTGGAAGTGGAATTGCATACCAGAAGATATATAGATCAAATAATGAGATAACCCAATCTGATGTAAATTATACCAAGAAAATTATCAATAACGCAACTTTAGTTGCTACTGTAGGCCCTAATGTTACAGCTTATATGGATTATCCACCTGCAAAGGGCACTTGGTACTATGCTATACTCGTAGTTGATAAGGCAGGAAATGTAGGATTTATAACAAAAACATCAGGTGTGAATGTTACCCGTGTGGATACCACAAAGCCATCTTCCATAAGCGGTTTAAGGGCCGAAACCTCGCAATATTATATACATCTTGAATGGAGTGCGGCTAAGGATAACCAGAGCGGGATTAAAGCATATTACATTTATCGCTCTACAAATTATCTTGATGTTTCCACTACAGAAGTTTTCAACACTAAGCCCTATGCCATAGTCAATACCACGAGTTTCAATGATTATAGATATATGCCCTACCAGACATATTATTATCTTGTGGTTCCAGTGGATAATGCGTCCCATTATGGTCAGATTATAGTACCCCAAAATTCAATTCAGGTGTTGCAAATAAAACTTTCTTTAGGTCCAGGTTCTAAACCCGTTGATTTCAATACTGTGATTGTAGAGCTTACGGATGGCAAAGTTGAAGCATCTTTAAAACTCAATTCCAGTGGTTTTGGGGTGGAAGCAGCAGATGCTACCCATTATGGTGTAAGTGTGATAAATGACCCATCCGGAGAGTTCACGCAGAGTTATATACTTGAAGAAGGTGCGATTATTGTCATGTACATAAATGCCAGGGATGTGGGATTAACACTGACACCTCAAACAAAGTTAACAATGAAGATAATACCGGGGCTTGGAATCCCCATCTACAAGGTGATAAGCATTCCGCCAGTAATGTTAAATAGATATGTGCAAATATACTGA
- a CDS encoding D-glycerate dehydrogenase yields MKIFLTRKIPDDGIKILKNAGLDIEIFPYDRIPKKEEIIAGIKDADALISLLADRIDKEIIDSAPKLKVIGNYAVGYNNIDVEYAKKKGIIVTNTPGVLTDATADLTFALILAAARRVVEGDKFMRQRKFKGWAPTLMLGKDVWGATIGIIGAGRIGQAVAKRAKGFNMRILYYSRKRKEEMDGLGAKFVSLEELLRESDIITLHVPFTPDTRHLIDYEEFEIMKDGAILINTARGEVVNEEVMLKALKSGKLFAAGLDVFYNEPKVNPELFKLDNVVLTPHIGSATERTRRKMAEMVCSDVVRVLRGEEPMNRVV; encoded by the coding sequence ATGAAGATATTTCTTACGAGAAAAATACCAGATGATGGAATTAAAATCTTAAAAAATGCAGGATTGGATATTGAGATTTTTCCCTATGATAGAATTCCAAAGAAAGAGGAGATAATTGCAGGGATAAAAGATGCAGATGCTTTAATATCCCTTCTGGCAGATAGGATAGATAAAGAAATAATTGACTCTGCACCAAAATTAAAGGTCATAGGCAATTATGCTGTGGGATACAACAATATAGATGTAGAGTATGCAAAGAAAAAAGGAATAATTGTTACTAACACTCCTGGAGTGCTAACAGACGCAACAGCAGACCTCACATTTGCACTGATTTTAGCGGCAGCCAGAAGAGTCGTTGAGGGTGATAAATTTATGAGGCAGAGAAAATTCAAAGGCTGGGCACCAACGCTCATGCTAGGCAAGGATGTATGGGGAGCAACAATAGGTATAATAGGTGCAGGACGCATAGGACAAGCAGTAGCAAAGAGGGCAAAGGGATTCAACATGCGCATCTTATACTATTCTCGCAAAAGAAAAGAAGAAATGGATGGGTTAGGAGCAAAATTCGTTTCTTTGGAAGAACTGCTAAGAGAATCGGATATAATAACTCTCCATGTTCCATTCACACCCGATACAAGACACTTGATAGATTATGAGGAATTTGAAATTATGAAGGATGGGGCAATATTGATAAACACAGCAAGGGGAGAAGTTGTGAATGAAGAGGTAATGCTCAAAGCCCTAAAATCCGGGAAATTATTCGCAGCAGGACTTGATGTTTTCTACAATGAACCAAAAGTCAATCCAGAGCTATTTAAGCTGGATAATGTTGTTCTCACCCCCCACATAGGAAGTGCAACCGAGAGAACCCGCAGAAAAATGGCTGAGATGGTATGTAGCGATGTAGTTAGAGTGCTGAGAGGAGAAGAGCCGATGAATAGGGTGGTGTAA
- a CDS encoding DUF4405 domain-containing protein produces MLSTTLLVDVIILVFTGIKLLFSPSRKEGIEASWRLLGVKLTTLELIHVVAGFLMAGLVIIHFALNYTMYKNEMKMLFSSKK; encoded by the coding sequence TTGCTCTCTACTACGCTTCTGGTTGATGTTATAATTCTCGTTTTTACCGGCATAAAACTTCTATTTTCCCCTTCTCGCAAAGAGGGAATAGAAGCAAGTTGGCGTCTCCTTGGCGTGAAACTCACCACGCTTGAACTTATACATGTTGTAGCAGGGTTCTTGATGGCCGGACTTGTGATTATACATTTCGCTTTAAACTACACCATGTACAAAAACGAGATGAAAATGTTATTTAGTTCCAAGAAATAA
- the hisS gene encoding histidine--tRNA ligase translates to MLQRLRGFRDMYPEYMRARRIVFDKICSVARSFGFHEVDTPSVELLDLFRIKSGEEIVKQTFSFVDKGGREITLIPELTPSVSRMIAARKDLIKPVKWFSFPKMWRYEEPQSGRLREFYQFNADIFGVANITADAEVMALAMEILDSLGLKGKYVMKFSDRILMEELLRSLNIEKIEEAFRIIDKKDKIPEERFYEEMLKITSEENVDSLISLLKLSGDVDTILSKFEHFERSEILASLKDLLKAYGKTATLDLSIVRGLAYYTGVVFEVHDANGEFRAVLGGGRYDRVVELFGAQPTPAVGFGMGDAVLELLMRREGVWPEEKIEVDYFIAIIPGFRKEAIEIAMELRRSGCVVDIDLSRRSIGKQLKYAHRINAKYTIIVGEEIKNGEVALKDMESGEQRNVKIGELKEVIEK, encoded by the coding sequence ATGCTGCAAAGATTGCGTGGGTTTCGAGATATGTATCCTGAGTATATGCGTGCCCGAAGAATAGTTTTTGATAAAATTTGCTCAGTTGCTCGTAGCTTTGGATTTCATGAGGTTGATACTCCAAGTGTAGAACTTCTGGATTTATTTCGCATAAAGAGTGGGGAGGAGATTGTTAAGCAAACATTCAGCTTTGTGGATAAGGGAGGAAGGGAGATAACTCTTATCCCTGAGCTAACACCATCCGTGTCAAGAATGATTGCGGCTCGCAAGGATTTGATTAAGCCCGTGAAATGGTTCTCATTTCCCAAAATGTGGAGATATGAAGAGCCCCAGAGCGGGAGATTGAGGGAATTTTATCAATTTAATGCTGATATATTTGGAGTTGCCAATATAACTGCAGATGCGGAAGTTATGGCCCTTGCTATGGAAATACTTGATTCTCTTGGCCTTAAAGGAAAGTATGTTATGAAATTTAGCGATAGAATTTTGATGGAGGAGCTTCTTCGTTCTTTGAACATAGAAAAAATTGAAGAGGCCTTCAGGATCATAGATAAAAAGGATAAAATTCCGGAGGAGAGGTTTTACGAGGAGATGCTAAAGATAACGAGCGAGGAAAATGTTGACTCGTTAATTTCTCTTTTAAAATTGAGTGGGGATGTTGATACAATCCTTTCAAAATTTGAGCACTTTGAGAGAAGTGAAATTTTGGCATCTTTGAAAGATCTGCTAAAGGCTTATGGAAAAACTGCTACTCTTGATTTATCAATAGTTCGTGGCTTGGCCTATTACACAGGGGTTGTTTTTGAGGTTCATGACGCGAATGGTGAGTTTAGAGCAGTGCTTGGTGGAGGCAGGTATGATAGGGTAGTTGAATTATTTGGTGCGCAGCCAACTCCCGCAGTGGGTTTTGGTATGGGTGATGCAGTTTTGGAGCTCTTAATGCGCCGAGAAGGTGTTTGGCCTGAAGAGAAAATTGAGGTTGATTATTTTATTGCCATAATTCCTGGATTTAGAAAAGAGGCAATTGAGATAGCTATGGAGCTTCGTAGAAGCGGCTGTGTTGTGGATATAGATCTGAGCAGGAGGAGCATAGGGAAACAGTTGAAATATGCGCACAGGATAAATGCGAAATATACGATTATAGTGGGAGAGGAAATTAAAAATGGAGAAGTTGCACTGAAGGATATGGAGAGTGGAGAGCAGAGAAATGTGAAAATAGGGGAGTTGAAGGAAGTGATTGAAAAATAA
- a CDS encoding MATE family efflux transporter, translated as MNVQLRRIVLKLAIPAVISNLLYTFQNIVDAMMLGRYGNPAISLSAAGIGGMLYFLTFPLIMGLATGGVAIMARRWGEKNYKEAKFTFENLYILLILISIPISLFGVFLGWTLPTALGADKAVINASYHYIMGIFIFYPFAVFLAVYNSAMRAAGDTKTPMIVDIYANSWNVFWNYTLIFGNFGFPELGVMGAGIATGSSYLFASLIYLIMQNRGKLIISPNLLSREKGDVKMMKKIFRIGIPAGIERGMWAITSFIYTFLIFLASGPIGYASFQVGLKAESVAYMPAFGFSIAATTLVGQYLGERNIEKARSAAIEATKMSMLFMGIAGAFMVFFPKYLAELFTGDAEIIHLASIYLLLMGMTEPALGALFTLAGGMRGAGYTTMPMIINLTGLMGVRLGIAVLLAFPLGMGLIGIWLGMFVETFIRAIWMFLEFRRGKWAKVKV; from the coding sequence ATGAATGTGCAATTGAGGAGGATCGTGTTAAAACTTGCAATTCCTGCCGTTATCTCAAATCTGCTTTACACATTTCAAAATATTGTGGATGCTATGATGCTTGGAAGATATGGAAATCCTGCAATCAGCTTAAGCGCTGCTGGAATTGGTGGAATGCTGTATTTTCTAACATTTCCTCTCATAATGGGCCTAGCCACTGGAGGAGTTGCAATAATGGCAAGAAGATGGGGCGAGAAAAATTACAAAGAGGCAAAATTCACATTTGAAAATCTCTATATACTTCTCATCCTCATCTCCATTCCAATCTCTCTATTCGGCGTGTTTTTAGGATGGACCCTCCCCACGGCACTTGGAGCTGATAAGGCAGTTATAAACGCTTCATATCATTACATAATGGGGATTTTCATATTCTATCCCTTTGCCGTATTCTTGGCAGTTTACAACTCAGCAATGAGAGCTGCAGGAGATACCAAAACTCCCATGATCGTGGATATATACGCAAATTCCTGGAATGTGTTCTGGAACTACACTCTAATATTCGGCAATTTTGGATTTCCAGAACTCGGAGTAATGGGTGCAGGCATTGCAACCGGCTCATCATACCTCTTTGCCTCTTTAATTTACCTGATTATGCAAAATCGTGGAAAATTGATAATATCTCCAAACTTGCTATCAAGGGAGAAGGGAGATGTAAAAATGATGAAAAAAATTTTCAGAATAGGCATTCCCGCAGGAATCGAGAGAGGCATGTGGGCAATTACATCCTTTATTTACACATTCCTTATTTTTCTTGCTTCTGGCCCTATCGGTTATGCTTCATTCCAAGTCGGACTTAAGGCGGAGAGCGTAGCCTATATGCCCGCATTCGGATTTTCCATAGCTGCTACAACACTCGTTGGACAATATCTAGGTGAGAGAAATATAGAAAAAGCGAGAAGTGCCGCGATTGAAGCAACTAAGATGAGCATGCTATTTATGGGGATAGCAGGTGCATTCATGGTTTTCTTCCCAAAATACTTGGCAGAACTCTTTACAGGTGATGCAGAGATAATTCACCTTGCATCTATATACCTATTATTAATGGGAATGACAGAGCCAGCTCTTGGAGCGCTCTTTACCCTTGCCGGAGGGATGAGAGGAGCAGGTTATACAACAATGCCAATGATAATAAACTTAACTGGACTTATGGGAGTTAGATTAGGGATAGCAGTTCTTTTAGCATTTCCACTAGGAATGGGGTTAATAGGCATATGGCTTGGAATGTTTGTAGAGACATTCATTAGAGCAATTTGGATGTTCTTGGAATTCAGAAGAGGAAAATGGGCAAAGGTAAAGGTATAA
- a CDS encoding histidine kinase N-terminal 7TM domain-containing protein codes for MWFTYASSISLVATVISAVLVYLILKANIKKPGNLAAFVMFLGVLIWSFGELLERIAGPPPADETLAYLGALTLCVGIFITPAGLIHFAIDYPYRIKMKASTRKYILYAVYILSFVGIALIPFNSLLGNIVIRGVSPYNALGIIIWGLESSVLHKFFATWDFIAALIMIGILVMKLKGVDMYIIKNQIIITLIGFLIMFFMVVFTSFVPTMMNINMYPLNTLAFSIFGLFVIYTVHRYRLFLVAPVQEEAVESEEMPDMGIYEMKKDEAYHKFMLLVKSGNTGVAFISENAEDFKKKHGLKNTSIYEISKEGGKNRLNPENKEHMEMIGFIITSLLEQVYKPVILLDLSEPWLKEETRKILKEKIQNISSVYGGVYLLVG; via the coding sequence ATGTGGTTCACATATGCCTCTTCTATATCTTTAGTGGCCACTGTGATAAGCGCAGTCCTAGTGTATCTTATACTTAAAGCGAATATTAAAAAACCAGGTAACCTTGCCGCTTTTGTGATGTTTTTGGGAGTTTTAATATGGAGCTTTGGAGAACTACTTGAGAGAATTGCTGGACCCCCTCCCGCTGATGAAACTCTTGCTTATTTGGGGGCCTTAACTCTCTGTGTTGGAATATTTATAACTCCTGCGGGATTGATACATTTTGCGATAGATTATCCGTATAGAATAAAAATGAAAGCATCAACTCGCAAGTACATTCTATATGCAGTTTATATTCTCTCTTTTGTTGGAATAGCACTCATACCATTCAATAGTTTACTTGGGAATATAGTAATCAGAGGTGTAAGCCCTTACAATGCTCTTGGTATAATTATTTGGGGATTAGAATCGTCAGTATTGCATAAGTTCTTTGCAACATGGGATTTTATAGCTGCTTTGATAATGATAGGTATCCTCGTAATGAAACTAAAGGGAGTGGATATGTATATAATAAAAAATCAAATCATTATAACTCTCATTGGATTCCTAATAATGTTCTTTATGGTCGTTTTTACATCCTTTGTCCCAACTATGATGAATATAAATATGTATCCCCTAAATACACTTGCATTTTCAATATTTGGCTTGTTCGTCATATACACTGTGCATAGATACAGGCTATTTTTGGTAGCACCTGTTCAAGAAGAAGCTGTTGAGAGTGAAGAGATGCCAGATATGGGAATATACGAAATGAAAAAAGATGAGGCGTATCATAAATTCATGTTGCTGGTGAAATCTGGTAATACGGGTGTTGCTTTCATATCTGAGAATGCCGAGGATTTCAAGAAAAAGCATGGCCTGAAAAATACATCTATTTACGAGATAAGCAAAGAAGGGGGCAAGAATAGGTTAAATCCAGAAAATAAGGAGCATATGGAGATGATAGGGTTTATAATAACATCTCTGCTGGAGCAGGTATACAAGCCGGTGATACTTTTAGACCTCTCAGAGCCTTGGTTAAAGGAGGAGACCCGCAAAATACTAAAGGAAAAGATCCAGAACATTTCCTCGGTCTATGGCGGAGTATATCTTCTAGTAGGATAA
- a CDS encoding 4Fe-4S dicluster domain-containing protein, which produces MSEQKAKPPKKRGKVTIDEKRCKGCWYCIEYCPTKVLQVSEHLNEKGYHPPKLVEEPPNKVCIACHLCELYCPDFAIIVEEIK; this is translated from the coding sequence TTGAGTGAACAAAAAGCAAAGCCTCCTAAAAAGAGAGGCAAGGTTACAATAGATGAAAAGAGATGTAAAGGATGCTGGTATTGCATTGAATACTGCCCTACAAAGGTTCTTCAAGTATCTGAGCATCTAAATGAGAAGGGCTATCATCCACCAAAACTTGTGGAAGAGCCGCCAAATAAGGTTTGTATTGCTTGCCACCTTTGCGAGCTCTATTGTCCAGATTTTGCAATAATTGTGGAGGAGATAAAATGA
- a CDS encoding 2-oxoacid:acceptor oxidoreductase subunit alpha, translated as MKPGYYFWSGDIAAAEGAIAAGCRFYAGYPITPSSEIAERMALRLPQEGGKFIEMEDEIGSIAAIIGASWTGKKVMTATAGPGISLMNENIGLAAMTEVPIVVVNAMRGAPSTGLPTLIGQGDLMQAKWGSHGSYEIISLYPDSVQETFDLMIDAFNYAEKYRVPVMFLIDAMLAHMYEKIYVPPDDEIVRIERKRPTTPPGETLIYKADDDLIPPMPRIGEGYKIHASGLTHNEKGYPELTPQAQEKLVKRLNDKIRKHAEEIWKVEEYKTDDADVIVIAMGSESRSVRFAVDLARREGIKAGMLRLITIWPFPYKFIEKYNVHYIVAEINYGQIYHKVREYTKDVELLPKMGGEIHKPEEVLKAIRRGVQ; from the coding sequence ATGAAGCCTGGTTATTATTTCTGGAGTGGTGATATAGCTGCAGCCGAAGGGGCAATTGCAGCGGGATGTAGATTCTATGCAGGATATCCAATAACTCCAAGTAGCGAGATAGCGGAAAGAATGGCACTTAGATTACCTCAAGAAGGAGGTAAATTCATAGAGATGGAAGATGAAATAGGTTCTATCGCAGCTATAATAGGTGCTTCTTGGACTGGAAAAAAAGTTATGACTGCAACAGCAGGTCCCGGAATATCACTTATGAACGAAAATATTGGATTGGCTGCAATGACAGAGGTACCAATAGTTGTGGTAAATGCTATGAGGGGTGCACCTTCCACTGGATTACCAACACTCATAGGTCAGGGAGATTTAATGCAGGCTAAATGGGGCTCCCATGGGAGCTATGAAATAATTTCTCTGTATCCAGATAGTGTGCAGGAAACATTTGATCTGATGATTGATGCTTTCAACTATGCTGAGAAATACAGGGTTCCTGTAATGTTTCTGATAGATGCTATGTTGGCCCATATGTATGAGAAAATCTATGTTCCACCAGATGATGAGATAGTTAGAATTGAGAGAAAGAGACCAACAACTCCTCCAGGAGAAACATTGATTTACAAGGCGGATGATGATTTAATTCCACCTATGCCAAGAATTGGTGAAGGGTACAAGATACACGCTTCTGGGTTAACACATAATGAAAAGGGCTATCCTGAGTTGACTCCTCAAGCCCAAGAAAAGTTGGTAAAAAGATTGAATGACAAAATAAGAAAGCATGCAGAAGAAATTTGGAAGGTAGAAGAGTACAAAACAGATGATGCGGATGTTATAGTAATTGCCATGGGAAGTGAATCAAGGAGTGTTAGATTTGCAGTAGACCTTGCAAGAAGAGAAGGAATAAAAGCAGGTATGCTTCGCCTAATAACTATCTGGCCATTTCCATACAAATTCATAGAAAAATACAATGTTCATTACATTGTGGCTGAGATAAATTACGGACAAATTTATCATAAAGTTAGAGAGTACACAAAGGATGTTGAGCTCCTTCCGAAGATGGGCGGAGAGATACACAAACCTGAAGAGGTTCTAAAAGCAATAAGGAGGGGAGTACAATGA
- a CDS encoding thiamine pyrophosphate-dependent enzyme, whose product MNPMEEMRKEQEKLLRTDRLPHVWCPGCGIGIVLNAFLRAFIRSKMDPNKLVVVSGIGCTGRAAGYVNVDSFHTTHGRGIPFAVGIKFARPDLNVVVFSGDGDLFAIGGNHFVNAARRNHDLLIIAVNNFTYGMTGGQHGPTTPTGAYTTTTPYGNPDRPFNIPHLAISLGAPYVARWTTYHVNQIQNSIYHALHKKGFRVIEIISQCPTVYGRRNDMKTPLEMMHYFQKNSVRKDDASFEELELSYNGKIVVGVFRDVQGIPTYEERYEDIIRRARK is encoded by the coding sequence ATGAATCCAATGGAAGAGATGAGAAAAGAGCAAGAAAAACTTTTGCGCACTGACAGGTTGCCACATGTTTGGTGTCCTGGCTGCGGGATAGGTATAGTTTTAAACGCATTTTTGAGGGCTTTCATTAGATCAAAAATGGACCCAAATAAACTTGTAGTGGTATCGGGCATAGGATGCACTGGTAGAGCAGCAGGCTATGTAAATGTAGATTCATTCCATACCACACATGGAAGGGGTATACCATTCGCAGTGGGTATAAAATTTGCAAGACCGGATTTGAATGTAGTTGTATTCAGCGGAGATGGAGACCTATTTGCCATAGGCGGCAATCATTTTGTGAATGCTGCTCGTAGAAACCATGATTTGCTCATAATCGCAGTTAATAACTTCACATATGGAATGACTGGCGGACAGCATGGACCCACTACACCTACAGGCGCATATACAACTACCACGCCTTATGGAAACCCTGATAGACCATTCAACATACCCCATCTAGCCATATCCCTAGGGGCACCCTATGTAGCAAGATGGACTACCTATCATGTGAATCAGATACAGAATAGTATATACCATGCATTGCACAAAAAAGGATTTAGAGTTATAGAGATCATATCCCAATGCCCAACTGTGTATGGAAGAAGAAACGATATGAAAACACCCTTGGAGATGATGCACTATTTCCAGAAAAACTCTGTAAGAAAAGATGACGCCTCCTTTGAAGAACTAGAATTGAGCTATAATGGAAAAATCGTAGTAGGCGTGTTTAGAGATGTTCAGGGCATACCCACTTACGAGGAAAGATATGAAGACATAATAAGGAGGGCTCGAAAATGA
- a CDS encoding 2-oxoacid:acceptor oxidoreductase family protein: MRIEIKFGGLGGQGIITAGYITAKAAAIYDGKESAFTQDYSAEARGGASTSEVIISNEKITYPQVLNADYLVLMSQSAYRDYLDKLKEGGTLIIDEDLVKPDEKAKNFKIYKIPATRFAEEIGNSIVANIVMLGFFTAITGVVSKDAMWKSIEERIPKRFLELNERAFLKGYDYGEKMKKE, from the coding sequence ATGAGAATAGAAATAAAATTCGGTGGTTTGGGTGGTCAAGGTATAATCACTGCAGGATACATAACCGCCAAGGCTGCTGCGATTTATGACGGAAAGGAGAGCGCATTTACTCAAGATTACAGCGCAGAAGCAAGAGGAGGAGCAAGTACGAGTGAGGTAATAATTTCCAATGAGAAAATTACATACCCTCAGGTTCTAAACGCTGATTACCTCGTTCTAATGAGCCAGAGCGCTTACAGAGATTACCTCGATAAATTAAAAGAAGGAGGTACATTGATAATTGATGAGGACTTGGTGAAACCGGATGAGAAGGCAAAGAATTTCAAAATATACAAAATTCCAGCAACAAGATTTGCAGAAGAAATCGGAAATTCTATCGTGGCAAATATTGTGATGCTCGGATTCTTCACCGCAATAACAGGAGTCGTATCTAAAGATGCTATGTGGAAATCCATAGAGGAGAGAATACCAAAGAGATTTCTGGAACTCAACGAAAGGGCGTTCCTGAAGGGCTATGATTACGGAGAAAAAATGAAAAAAGAATAA